The following coding sequences are from one Rutidosis leptorrhynchoides isolate AG116_Rl617_1_P2 chromosome 11, CSIRO_AGI_Rlap_v1, whole genome shotgun sequence window:
- the LOC139875674 gene encoding uncharacterized protein: MTFSVGERVYLKVSLWKGVIRFGKCRKLALRYIGPFNIKQILNNQTVILDLPAELAGIHDTFNICYLRKCKVDDESQILPLQDLKVDMNKKLVEEPVRIVDRKVTKLCKKQIPMVLVEWKHSLGSNLTWETEELMKARYPQLFDQDQILRMESS, encoded by the coding sequence ATGACATTTTCTGTGGGTGAACGTGTGTACCTGAAAGTATCActgtggaaaggtgtaattcggttCGGTAAATGCAGAAAATTAGCCCTAAGGTATATAGGTCCATTTAACATCAAGCAGATATTGAACAATCAAACCGTGATTCTGGATCTTCCTGCAGAGTTAGCTGGCATTCACGATACGTTTAacatatgttatcttcgtaagtgcaaGGTAGACGACGAAAGTCAGATTCTACCATTGCAAGATTTAAAGGTTGACATGAAtaaaaagttagttgaagaaccagTCAGGATTGTCGACAGAAAGGTAACCAAGCTATGTAAGAAACAGATACCAATGGTACTTGTAGAATGGAAACATAGTTTGGGTTCCAATTTGACTTGGGAAACGGAAGAGCTAATGAAAGCTAGATACCCTCAACTGTTTGATCAGGACCAGATTCTGAggatggaatcttcttaa